The window TATTTCCTTGGTACGGTACTCACTGCTGCGCTCGTTGCAAAGCTAAAAGGTGTCAATTTACAAAACGCAAACAGTGGCAATTTAGGGGCACGTAATGCGGGTAGAACGCTTGGGAAATCAGCTTTTGTCATCGTTGCAATTAGTGATGGATTAAAAGGATTATTAGTTGTGCTCATTGGACGAATGCTGGAGCTACCTGAATTAACAATTGCACTTGCAGTCATTGCAGTCGTACTCGGTCATCTGTATCCATTTTGGAATAAAGGAAAAGGTGGAAAAGGGGTCGCAACAATAATCGGCGCAATGGTGATCTTTTCACCTGTTCATGCCGTCGTATTTATATTAGGATTTTTAATCAGTATGCTCATCACAAAAAGTGCAACATTAAGTATGGTGAGTGGATTTGTAATATATGGAATTTTTATTAGTAGCCAATTTGAAGCAGGATGGGTCATGAGTGTGGCACTTCTTCTTGTCATATGGAAGCAACAGAAAAATATACTAGAGAGAGTGAAGCCGGATGTATTGGAGTAAAATTGCAACAACTGAAGCAGAATTTGACGCGATTGCTGCCTTAAATTATGAAACGTTTGTAGAGGAAATTCCGCAACACGAACCAAACTCAGCTCGTCGTTTAATAGATAAATTTCACGAAGAAAACGTTTATCTCATTGTATATAAAAATACAGAAATTGTTGGGATGGTGGCGTTTCGAGATGCTCGACCATTTTCACTAGATCAAAAAATAGGAGACGTTGAGAAGCATTTGGATAAAGAGCTTTGTCATTATTTATGTGAACTTCGCTTGCTCGCAGTGAAAAAAGCACATCGTAATGGGCGCGTTTTTACAAAGCTGGCAACCTCGATTTACCGCTATTCCTATGATAAGGGATATAGCGCGTGTGTTATTTCAGGTACTGTGCGTGAGGAAAAGTTGTATACACAAATGGGTTTCCGTCAATTCGCACCTCCTGTTGGTACAGAGGAGGCATTGTATTTGCCAATGGTGTTAACTCGTGAGGCAAGTAGGGGGTTTCGTGAGCGATTACGCGAGCAAAATAACATCTTTTATCCTGGACCAGTGGCACTTGAGAAGCAACTAGAGCATTCCACGTTATCACATCGTTCAGAAAAGTTTCAACAAGATCTCAAACAAATGAAAGCGCAATTGCTAAATCTTGCACAAACAAATGTTGTGATTCCATTAGTAGGTACAGGCACATTGGCAAATGATGCGATGCTCGGTCAGTTGAAAAGTGAATTCAATGAGGAACGTGGACTTATTTTGGTAAATGGAGAATTCGGCAATCGCTTAGCAAAACAAGCAAAGCAGTGGGGTTTACAAATTGAGATGATGGAATTCGGCTGGGGACAACCGTTTGAACTGGAGCAAATTGAACAAAAACTACAACTTCAAACGTATCGGTATATGCTATTTGTGCATGGCGAAACATCAAACAGCACGATAAATCCGCTTGAGCGCTTAATCGTGCTTGGTAAACGTTATAACATCAAGCTTTGTGCAGATTGCATTAGCTCATTCGGGGCAACTTCATTTTCGATGGCGAATCTTCATTATGCAACAGCTGTTAGTGGTAAAGCGCTCGGAACGGTTGCTGGACTGTCCTTTGTTTTTTGTAAGGAAGCACCGACAAACAGCAATGCTCCGATGTACTTAAATTTACCTTATTATATAGAAAAGGAAATTCCTTTTACATTGCCACATAATTTCGTCATGGCCGTAAATGAAGCGCTCAATGCGTACCCAAAACGATTTGCTTTATTACAAAAGCGCATTGAGGATGTAAGGAATTCTGAATTTGCAAGCCTGTTAGTTGGAGAGGCCTATCCAATGATTGCAACGATACAGCATTTAAAAATGGCTGAAATCATCGCAATATGCGGACTGAATGGCTATTTATTGCACAGTGCAAGTGATTATTTAAAGCATCGCCAACTCGCGCAAATTAGCACAATCCAACCAAACTTCGAAAAAGACTTTAAGAAGATCAGTGAGTTATTTCATTATGTAAAGGAAACGTTGTAAGATATGGGATTAAACAGTAACTACTTGAACAATAGGAGGGGTTCATTTAAATAGTGCAAACAATTACATCCAAACTTACAGTATTGTAAGGAAATTGAAAGCCAATCCGATAGAGTGTAAGTAATGAATTTGGCAAAATAGAGTTAAGAAGTAAAGCACTTCATGAATAAAAACATTACTTAACTCATATAAATAAAAATCTATCGGAGGATATTAAAATGAATGAAATATTAACAAACGTTTACGATGAATATAACCGTTATATTTATCACCTTTGTTTAAAATTAACACGCAATCAAGTTGAGGCAGAAGATTTAATGCAAGAAGTTTGGGTAAAGGTTGTTCGCTACGAAGCATCTGTAGCAGATGTTGACCATGTTAAAGCATGGCTTACAACGATTACGATGAATACATTCCGCGACCGCTATCGCAAAAATGTTCGACGTGGCAAATATATGATGAATCAACCTGAACAATTAGACGTACCGATTTTAGATTTGGTTCCCAACAATGAGATTTCAACAGAAGAAAAAATAGAAAAAACGGAAATCACAAAAATTGTCCAAGAAAAAATGGGCCAACTTGATGGGATTTACCAAAAAACACTTTGGTATTTTTATGTTGATCAGTTTTCCCTTGCAGAAATTTCAGATTTAATGAAAGTATCAATCGGTACTGTAAAATCACGTTTATTCCGTGCAAAAGCGCGATTAAAAGAAATTTTACTATCTGATGATAGTCTAGCGGATACATTATTACCAGCTTAAATGTCCAACGCCATTCATAGAGAGTGGTGTTTTTTTGTGTTGATCAACTATCTATATAAGTTAAAAAAAAGCTTCTATCCCTTTGTTGTAAGTTTTCTATAATGGATTTTAATTATGTTGTGCATGTTTTGGCTGGCTAAGCAAATGAGTCACACAGTTTTGTTGCGCAAATCTGTACGATTAATCTTTGTGCTTTGTGCAAGACCGGGTCAACAAGATGTTGGTCACTAAGGCGTTGCCACAGGACGTGGCGATTTTAGCCTGAGTTCTCCTGTGTAAGTTTTGCTACTGAATCTTTCTGTATTAATTGCACCGCTACGTAGGGGCGGCGTCATCCTAATTAGATTTTCATCCCAATGGGAAAAAACATCTTATTTTTGGAGCTGTGGATGAAAAGGAAGTTTATAACAATTGCGCTTGTTCGATCCTTTTAAGTGACAAAAATATGATATAAAAGTG is drawn from Solibacillus sp. R5-41 and contains these coding sequences:
- a CDS encoding aminotransferase class V-fold PLP-dependent enzyme, with amino-acid sequence MYWSKIATTEAEFDAIAALNYETFVEEIPQHEPNSARRLIDKFHEENVYLIVYKNTEIVGMVAFRDARPFSLDQKIGDVEKHLDKELCHYLCELRLLAVKKAHRNGRVFTKLATSIYRYSYDKGYSACVISGTVREEKLYTQMGFRQFAPPVGTEEALYLPMVLTREASRGFRERLREQNNIFYPGPVALEKQLEHSTLSHRSEKFQQDLKQMKAQLLNLAQTNVVIPLVGTGTLANDAMLGQLKSEFNEERGLILVNGEFGNRLAKQAKQWGLQIEMMEFGWGQPFELEQIEQKLQLQTYRYMLFVHGETSNSTINPLERLIVLGKRYNIKLCADCISSFGATSFSMANLHYATAVSGKALGTVAGLSFVFCKEAPTNSNAPMYLNLPYYIEKEIPFTLPHNFVMAVNEALNAYPKRFALLQKRIEDVRNSEFASLLVGEAYPMIATIQHLKMAEIIAICGLNGYLLHSASDYLKHRQLAQISTIQPNFEKDFKKISELFHYVKETL
- a CDS encoding RNA polymerase sigma factor, producing the protein MNEILTNVYDEYNRYIYHLCLKLTRNQVEAEDLMQEVWVKVVRYEASVADVDHVKAWLTTITMNTFRDRYRKNVRRGKYMMNQPEQLDVPILDLVPNNEISTEEKIEKTEITKIVQEKMGQLDGIYQKTLWYFYVDQFSLAEISDLMKVSIGTVKSRLFRAKARLKEILLSDDSLADTLLPA
- a CDS encoding glycerol-3-phosphate acyltransferase, translated to MVYLYVIASYFLGTVLTAALVAKLKGVNLQNANSGNLGARNAGRTLGKSAFVIVAISDGLKGLLVVLIGRMLELPELTIALAVIAVVLGHLYPFWNKGKGGKGVATIIGAMVIFSPVHAVVFILGFLISMLITKSATLSMVSGFVIYGIFISSQFEAGWVMSVALLLVIWKQQKNILERVKPDVLE